A stretch of the Bacteroidota bacterium genome encodes the following:
- a CDS encoding 23S rRNA (pseudouridine(1915)-N(3))-methyltransferase RlmH produces the protein MKVEFWMTGKTSQSIVKKEIDRYSSRINKYIPFEIKELKIPKEKTAERIIIKESEIVLSNLKVNDFLIILDEKGKEFTSIEFAKQLQTLFNRSGSRLIFLVGGAYGFSNQIYKRSNLSISLSRMTFTHEMIRIFFTEQLYRALTIINNHPYHN, from the coding sequence ATGAAAGTAGAATTTTGGATGACAGGCAAAACATCTCAAAGTATTGTAAAAAAAGAAATTGATCGGTATTCATCCAGAATCAACAAATATATTCCTTTTGAAATCAAAGAATTAAAAATACCCAAAGAAAAAACTGCCGAAAGAATTATAATCAAAGAATCGGAAATTGTTTTAAGTAATCTTAAAGTCAATGACTTTCTTATTATTTTAGATGAAAAAGGAAAAGAATTTACATCAATTGAATTTGCAAAACAATTACAAACTCTTTTTAATCGCTCAGGTTCAAGATTAATATTTTTGGTAGGAGGTGCTTACGGTTTTAGCAATCAAATTTATAAAAGATCAAATTTATCAATATCACTTTCCCGCATGACTTTTACTCACGAAATGATAAGAATATTTTTTACAGAACAATTGTACCGTGCTTTAACAATAATTAATAATCATCCTTATCATAATTGA
- the map gene encoding type I methionyl aminopeptidase has translation MSKIIIKTEEQIEGIKKSSKLAAKTLKFIESYVKEGVNTNFLDKKIDEFIRDNNALPAPLNYNGFPKSSCISLNNVVCHGIPSKKIILKDGDILNIDITTILDGYFGDTSKMYTVGEISAEAKRLIKATKKCLDIGIEQCKVGNYFGNIGYEIAKYARNVENYGVVFEFCGHGVGIQFHEPPEIVHIAEKNSGKKMKKGMVFTIEPMINQGKARTTIDKKDNWTARTIDGKLSAQFEHTILITENSREVLTDIDNYYS, from the coding sequence ATGTCTAAAATAATTATAAAAACAGAAGAACAAATAGAAGGAATAAAAAAAAGTTCTAAACTTGCTGCTAAAACTTTAAAATTTATTGAAAGCTATGTAAAAGAAGGAGTTAACACCAATTTTCTTGACAAGAAAATTGATGAATTCATTAGAGACAACAATGCTTTACCTGCACCATTAAATTATAATGGTTTTCCAAAATCTTCATGCATTTCACTAAACAATGTTGTTTGCCATGGAATACCTTCAAAAAAAATAATTTTAAAAGACGGTGACATTTTAAATATCGATATTACAACAATATTAGATGGATATTTTGGAGATACAAGCAAAATGTACACTGTTGGAGAAATTTCTGCAGAAGCAAAAAGGCTTATAAAAGCAACAAAAAAATGCCTTGATATTGGAATTGAACAATGTAAAGTTGGAAATTATTTTGGAAATATTGGATATGAAATTGCCAAATATGCACGAAATGTTGAAAACTATGGAGTTGTATTTGAGTTTTGCGGTCATGGCGTAGGAATCCAATTTCATGAACCACCGGAAATTGTTCATATTGCAGAAAAAAACAGTGGTAAAAAAATGAAAAAAGGAATGGTTTTTACCATAGAACCAATGATCAACCAAGGAAAAGCCAGAACAACAATTGATAAAAAAGATAACTGGACAGCAAGAACTATTGATGGTAAATTATCAGCACAGTTTGAACATACAATCCTTATTACAGAAAATAGTCGTGAAGTGTTAACAGACATTGACAACTACTATTCATAA